The genomic window ggagttgtaGGATCttaggagggagggggggaggttgtataacagggagagggaagggatGCTGTcgtggggggtgaggaagtggaggatgtcttcttcttcttcttcttcctgaggagggggttgtttcAATTTGGGTACTGgtcgtgatgatgatgatgatgatgatgatgaaagggGTGTGTAAGCTgggggaagatggagggaggaataagggggtggatgagtgTCGTCACTGAGAACAGGTGTGAGAGAGCGGGTGATGTTATtcggtgaagaagatgacgacaaAGATCTCCCTGAGCTTTGGCAGTAAGGGCAGTAGGTTAGGAAGCGGGGGTTTTTCTGTTGCACACAAAAGGGGGTTTATCGGTTagtctttcttttctgtcaCATAGAGAGTCCAATGCCAAGAATGAAGcggaagaaaaagaaatagcACACAGATATGCAGTCAGCGCAGATTACGCGGGCGCAACAGGTTAAtcggtgatgctgctggtggagTAGTAGTTTCCGATCTCCGCCTGTGAGTTGTtggtcatcctcgtctttgTCGGATAGGGGCTGCTTTTCGGATGATAcgtcttgtggtggtggcggacgggaggag from Podospora pseudoanserina strain CBS 124.78 chromosome 7 map unlocalized CBS124.78p_7.2, whole genome shotgun sequence includes these protein-coding regions:
- a CDS encoding uncharacterized protein (EggNog:ENOG503P1MZ) — translated: MTLIRPGEGRRQEEEACCTCATLLSTISSRPPPPQDVSSEKQPLSDKDEDDQQLTGGDRKLLLHQQHHRLTCCARVICADCISKNPRFLTYCPYCQSSGRSLSSSSSPNNITRSLTPVLSDDTHPPPYSSLHLPPAYTPLSSSSSSSSSRPVPKLKQPPPQEEEEEEDILHFLTPHDSIPSLSLLYNLPPSLLRSYNSLPTDSLLHARRTLLIPASHLPKGAISHSPRPYEGEEEEARKGKIRRWMVATKEHDYDIAVTYLEGAGYDFHEAVGRYSDDVRWERENPMRKGDVMKQGKRKVVRGLVGGLLGG